In one Dreissena polymorpha isolate Duluth1 chromosome 7, UMN_Dpol_1.0, whole genome shotgun sequence genomic region, the following are encoded:
- the LOC127839820 gene encoding caspase-3-like: MYNNVCLQSESAVERRIAVRQLTIKSNKSASWFVDIRKLFWLYELGDPEDLLESPTEKEHWKRTVNRTIDNIWLQQTLAESKTMKILQNLNMNMVKPRKPHPLLQQQAVSTYDANRQLLKLKFMCGKYILQSDRASFSKNKVDDTCRVCYKSPETLQHMVLECSGLSAVRDPILRDIESEIEKSFPCLWKSIVKTLKKKKKKEMSFDDTGLCIIINIQEFPGTKMQPRVGSEKDRDNLKKTFTWLDFDVKCYDNLSGRAMIRMLEYVAKKIDHTNYDCFVCCILTHGELNHLCGSDGEPIPLKKLTNNFNIDSCPGLAGKPKLFLLQACQDEPLVEGEKLQVDSSKASEVETLPNHSDFLIGYCTAPGHPAYRDSTGSIYIKTLCEQLIKRAHSSDILRILTMVNLEVSKWVDTIENKRVKQMPAPQSMLRKLLFLKPSESKT, from the exons ATGTATAACAATGTGTGTCTACAAAGTGAAAGTGCAGTGGAACGTCGTATAGCTGTTAGACAGTTGACTATAAAGAGCAACAAGAGCGCTAGTTGGTTTGTAGACATCCGTAAGTTATTCTGGCTGTATGAACTTGGCGATCCAGAAGATTTGCTCGAGTCTCCAACAGAGAAGGAACACTGGAAGAGAACAGTTAACAGGACAATAGACAATATATGGTTACAACAGACACTTGCTGaatcaaaaacaatgaaaattttgcAAAATCTTAACATGAACATGGTTAAGCCAAGAAAACCACACCCTCTTCTACAACAACAGGCGGTCTCTACATACGATGCGAACCGGCAATTACTCAAACTCAAGTTCATGTGTGGCAAGTACATTTTGCAGAGTGACCGGGCATCCTTTAGTAAAAACAAGGTAGATGACACATGCAGAGTGTGCTACAAGTCTCCTGAGACACTTCAACACATGGTCCTTGAATGTTCGGGCTTGTCTGCGGTACGAGATCCTATCCTCCGTGACATAGAGAGTGAGATCGAAAAATCCTTCCCATGTCTGTGGAAATC GATAGTCAAGActttgaagaagaagaagaagaaggagatgAGTTTTGACGATACTG GTTTATGTATAATAATCAACATCCAGGAGTTCCCTGGCACGAAGATGCAGCCTCGCGTTGGCTCGGAAAAAGATAGAG ACAacctaaaaaaaacatttacgtGGCTGGACTTCGATGTTAAATGCTACGACAATCTGAGTGGGCGCGCAATGATTCGGATGCTTGAATATGTCGCGAAAAAAATCGATCATACCAATTATGACTGTTTTGTGTGTTGTATCCTGACACATGGAGAGCTAAACCACCTGTGTGGAAGCGATGGAGAACCTATTCCATTAAAGAAACTTACCAACAACTTTAACATCGACAG TTGCCCAGGTCTAGCAGGAAAGCCCAAGCTGTTCTTACTGCAAGCCTGTCAGGATGAACCCCTTGTGGAGGGCGAGAAGCTACAAGTTGACTCTTCGAAGGCTTCAGAG gttgaaacgtTGCCAAATCATTCTGACTTCCTGATCGGCTACTGCACTGCTCCGGGTCACCCTGCCTACCGGGATTCAACAGGCTCGATTTACATCAAAACGCTGTGTGAACAGCTTATAAAGCGTGCTCACAG CAGCGACATTCTGAGGATTCTGACGATGGTTAACTTAGAAGTCTCTAAGTGGGTAGATACAATAGAAAATAAAAGAGTCAAACAGATGCCTGCTCCACAGTCCATGTTACGTAAGCTTTTGTTTCTGAAACCCAGCGAAAGCAAGACTTGA